The Streptomyces sp. HUAS CB01 genome has a segment encoding these proteins:
- a CDS encoding class I SAM-dependent methyltransferase — protein sequence MSQTSAQVQSPDRSAPAGDELPRPARLDEVKGWFRPVDQLLFDWFLSHQRDREQAGDLLELGAYLGKSAIFMGSYLRPGEEFTVCDLWDSPAPDASNSAEMNRSYATLTRRAFEANYLSFHDELPSLVQAPTSAITTRVRPGSCRFVHVDASHLYEHVHGDIRAAERLLTPEGVVVFDDFRAEHCPGVAAAVWGAVATAGLTPLCITGTKLYGTWGDPEAVRGELLGWLETRTDLWHGVEEVAGAPLIRIDGRRAEAPAHPRSRHRAEPVTDAPAGGPAPHPAPAPAPAASPATAAPGRRAGSPRIRRLVRDLLPPLLTRALVRVFRRRGSSH from the coding sequence ATGTCACAGACGAGCGCACAGGTGCAGTCCCCCGACCGGTCCGCCCCCGCCGGGGACGAACTGCCCCGGCCCGCCCGGCTCGACGAGGTGAAGGGGTGGTTCCGTCCGGTCGACCAGCTGCTCTTCGACTGGTTCCTGTCGCACCAGCGCGACCGCGAGCAGGCGGGCGATCTGCTGGAACTCGGCGCCTACCTGGGCAAGAGCGCGATCTTCATGGGCTCCTATCTGCGGCCCGGCGAGGAGTTCACGGTCTGCGACCTCTGGGACTCGCCTGCGCCGGACGCGTCCAACAGCGCCGAGATGAACCGCTCGTACGCCACGCTCACCCGGCGCGCCTTCGAGGCCAACTACCTCTCCTTCCACGACGAGTTGCCGAGCCTCGTCCAGGCACCCACCTCGGCGATCACCACACGGGTCCGCCCGGGCAGCTGCCGCTTCGTCCACGTCGACGCCTCGCACCTGTACGAGCACGTCCACGGCGACATCCGGGCCGCCGAACGGCTCCTCACCCCCGAGGGCGTCGTGGTCTTCGACGACTTCCGGGCCGAGCACTGTCCCGGGGTCGCGGCCGCGGTCTGGGGCGCGGTGGCGACCGCCGGGCTCACGCCGCTGTGCATCACCGGGACCAAGCTGTACGGCACCTGGGGCGACCCGGAGGCGGTGCGCGGCGAACTGCTCGGCTGGCTGGAGACCCGGACGGACCTCTGGCACGGGGTGGAGGAGGTCGCCGGTGCTCCGCTGATCCGCATCGACGGCCGCAGGGCCGAGGCCCCGGCGCATCCGCGCTCCCGTCACCGGGCGGAGCCGGTCACCGACGCCCCGGCCGGCGGCCCGGCGCCCCACCCCGCACCCGCACCCGCACCCGCCGCGAGTCCGGCGACCGCCGCCCCGGGCCGCCGGGCCGGCTCCCCGCGCATCCGCAGGCTCGTCCGCGATCTGCTGCCACCGCTGCTGACCCGCGCGCTGGTACGGGTGTTCCGCAGGCGCGGATCGTCGCACTGA
- a CDS encoding ABC transporter permease → MTTTPPKAPPADSLSLGELAARHGLTVSGARPPLGTYIAQLWSRRHFITAFATARLTAQYSQAKLGQVWQLMTPLLNATVYYFIFGVLMDTAKHVPDFVPFLVTGVFIWTFTANSITAGTRAVSGNIGLVRALHFPRAALPIGLALQQLQQLLFSMGALAVILVCFGEFPKPSWLLAVPALALQAVFSTGIAMAVARLAARTPDIAQLMPFLLRTWMYVSGVMWSIPVVLKRMELPEPVVLALQCNPVAVYIDLVRFALIDSYTKAQLPPHVWALALGWAVLFGVGGFVYFWKAEEQYGRG, encoded by the coding sequence CTGACGACCACCCCGCCGAAAGCACCACCGGCGGACTCCCTCAGCCTCGGCGAACTCGCCGCCCGGCACGGGCTGACCGTGAGCGGCGCGCGGCCGCCGCTCGGCACGTACATCGCCCAGCTCTGGTCCCGGCGGCACTTCATCACCGCCTTCGCCACCGCGCGGCTCACCGCCCAGTACAGCCAGGCGAAGCTCGGGCAGGTCTGGCAGCTGATGACCCCGCTGCTCAACGCGACCGTCTACTACTTCATCTTCGGCGTCCTCATGGACACCGCGAAGCACGTCCCGGACTTCGTGCCGTTCCTGGTGACGGGCGTGTTCATCTGGACCTTCACGGCCAACTCCATCACCGCCGGCACCCGCGCCGTCTCGGGGAACATCGGGCTCGTACGGGCCCTGCACTTCCCCCGCGCTGCGCTGCCCATCGGCCTCGCCCTGCAGCAGCTCCAGCAGCTGCTGTTCTCCATGGGCGCCCTGGCCGTCATCCTGGTGTGCTTCGGCGAGTTCCCGAAGCCCTCGTGGCTGCTGGCCGTTCCCGCCCTCGCGCTCCAGGCCGTCTTCAGCACCGGCATCGCGATGGCCGTCGCCCGCCTCGCGGCACGCACCCCCGACATCGCCCAGCTGATGCCGTTCCTGCTGCGGACCTGGATGTACGTGTCCGGCGTGATGTGGAGCATCCCCGTCGTGCTCAAGCGCATGGAGCTGCCCGAGCCGGTGGTCCTGGCCCTGCAGTGCAACCCGGTGGCCGTCTACATCGACCTCGTGCGCTTCGCACTCATCGACAGCTACACCAAGGCCCAACTGCCGCCGCACGTGTGGGCACTCGCCCTCGGCTGGGCCGTGCTCTTCGGAGTGGGCGGCTTCGTGTACTTCTGGAAGGCGGAGGAGCAGTACGGCCGTGGCTGA
- a CDS encoding carbohydrate ABC transporter permease: protein MSADSADTPVTAGPSGSAGAGGTGPVRARASVASRIAARTGGGVMRVVLVLVGLFWLMPTVGLLLSSLRSPADINASGWWEVFTAPAQLTTENYARLLQNETITDSLLSTIMITVPATVLVVVVGSLAGYAFAWMEFPGRDWWFLAVVGLLVVPVQVALVPVSKLFGTIGIFETTTGVVLFHVAFGLPFAIFLLRNFFAEIPRELLEAARLDGAGEIRLFTRVVLPLGGPAIASLGIFQFLWVWNDMLIALIFADSESPPITVALQQQVRQFGNNIDVLAPGAFVSMLIPLAVFFAFQRQFVSGVMAGAVK from the coding sequence ATGAGCGCCGACAGCGCGGACACGCCCGTCACCGCCGGACCTTCCGGTTCCGCCGGCGCCGGCGGAACCGGACCCGTCAGGGCCAGGGCCTCGGTCGCCTCCCGGATCGCCGCCCGAACGGGCGGCGGGGTGATGCGGGTCGTCCTCGTCCTGGTGGGCCTGTTCTGGCTGATGCCGACCGTGGGGCTGCTGCTCTCCTCGCTGCGTTCGCCCGCCGACATCAACGCGAGCGGCTGGTGGGAGGTGTTCACGGCACCGGCGCAGCTCACCACCGAGAACTACGCGCGGTTGCTGCAGAACGAGACCATCACGGACTCCCTGCTCTCCACGATCATGATCACCGTGCCGGCGACGGTGCTGGTCGTGGTGGTCGGATCGCTCGCCGGGTACGCGTTCGCCTGGATGGAGTTCCCGGGCCGCGACTGGTGGTTCCTCGCCGTGGTCGGGCTGCTCGTCGTCCCCGTGCAGGTGGCGCTCGTACCCGTGTCGAAACTGTTCGGCACGATCGGCATCTTCGAGACGACGACGGGTGTGGTGCTGTTCCACGTCGCCTTCGGGCTGCCGTTCGCGATCTTCCTGCTGAGGAACTTCTTCGCGGAGATCCCGCGGGAGCTGCTGGAGGCGGCGCGGCTGGACGGCGCCGGTGAGATCCGGCTGTTCACCCGGGTCGTCCTGCCGCTCGGCGGGCCGGCGATCGCCTCGCTGGGCATCTTCCAGTTCCTGTGGGTGTGGAACGACATGCTGATCGCGCTGATCTTCGCCGACTCCGAGTCGCCGCCGATCACGGTGGCGCTGCAGCAGCAGGTGCGGCAGTTCGGCAACAACATCGACGTCCTGGCACCGGGGGCGTTCGTGTCCATGCTCATTCCGCTCGCGGTGTTCTTCGCCTTCCAGCGCCAGTTCGTGTCGGGGGTGATGGCGGGCGCGGTGAAGTGA
- a CDS encoding glycosyltransferase family 2 protein — protein sequence MNSASTAGIAVVDGDPDGSGAPDVTVVVAVREDGRRCLGRCLDSLAGQTIGTARIEVLVAGGSERSTADGARPSAAGVYGLPADGERRPSPAGAYGLPAPPLSVGRTDTLNQALAHARGRYVFFLDAGDLLGREALSRLVDAADSRGSDVVCAKTAASGAAIFARTRHGVPLDEPGLPWELSAAKLFRREPLLRHGLRFAEDVPAGLAEQAFTLEALFRSRGVAVLADYDYRFAGDAGPGPGRRSGPGARNSSAALAAAAGEPGGLEDLLRGTAAAMAVTARFTGGGPLGDGFHLRHFAHEGDVLTGPAFLRAPEPVRRRVFAGVRRLVADHLKDALLAGLRPGLRLRFSYVRAGDEAGLVAVLRYEAGHGVPPLRTDLVSADWRRTGPARHTLVVTARTPLPHLGAHGTGPVRLTGCPEAGRILLRPASDGAGTDIEVRIPAEAFPPGRTRIGLSTALLGTEHSAAVASGTVPRQAHGLRGLRPYRLDVGPDGTDGLVVAVTPVGPRRAGRS from the coding sequence ATGAACTCAGCGAGTACGGCCGGGATCGCGGTCGTCGACGGGGACCCGGACGGTTCGGGCGCACCCGACGTCACCGTCGTCGTCGCCGTCCGCGAGGACGGCCGGCGGTGTCTCGGCCGGTGCCTGGACTCCCTCGCGGGCCAGACCATCGGCACGGCACGCATCGAGGTGCTGGTGGCCGGTGGGTCGGAACGCTCCACGGCGGACGGGGCACGGCCGTCGGCCGCCGGCGTGTACGGGTTGCCGGCGGACGGGGAGCGCAGGCCGTCGCCGGCCGGCGCGTACGGGCTGCCCGCGCCACCGCTCTCCGTCGGGCGCACCGACACTCTCAACCAGGCCCTGGCACACGCGCGCGGCCGGTACGTGTTCTTCCTCGACGCGGGCGACCTCCTCGGCCGGGAAGCACTCTCGCGGCTCGTCGACGCCGCCGACAGCCGGGGCTCCGACGTCGTCTGCGCCAAGACCGCGGCCTCGGGCGCCGCGATCTTCGCCCGTACGCGTCACGGCGTCCCCCTCGACGAACCCGGGCTGCCGTGGGAGCTGTCCGCCGCCAAGCTGTTCCGCCGGGAGCCGCTGCTGCGTCACGGGCTGCGGTTCGCCGAGGACGTGCCGGCCGGTCTCGCCGAGCAGGCCTTCACTCTCGAGGCGCTCTTCCGGTCGCGCGGTGTCGCCGTGCTGGCCGACTACGACTACCGCTTCGCCGGGGACGCGGGACCGGGCCCCGGCCGCCGTTCCGGCCCGGGCGCGCGGAACTCCTCCGCTGCCCTGGCGGCCGCCGCGGGGGAGCCGGGCGGCCTGGAGGACCTGCTGCGCGGTACGGCCGCGGCGATGGCCGTCACCGCCCGGTTCACCGGCGGCGGCCCGCTCGGCGACGGCTTCCACCTCCGGCACTTCGCCCACGAGGGTGACGTCCTGACCGGCCCCGCCTTCCTCAGGGCGCCGGAACCGGTACGCCGCCGGGTGTTCGCCGGGGTTCGCCGGCTGGTCGCCGACCATCTCAAGGACGCCCTGCTCGCCGGGCTGCGACCGGGACTCCGGCTCCGGTTCTCGTACGTGCGCGCGGGTGACGAGGCCGGGCTGGTCGCGGTGCTCCGGTACGAGGCCGGGCACGGCGTACCGCCCCTGCGCACCGACCTCGTCTCCGCGGACTGGCGGCGCACCGGACCCGCCCGTCACACGCTCGTCGTCACCGCCCGGACCCCGCTGCCGCACCTCGGGGCCCACGGCACGGGCCCGGTCCGGCTCACCGGCTGCCCGGAGGCCGGCCGCATCCTGCTGCGGCCGGCCTCCGACGGAGCCGGTACGGACATCGAGGTGCGGATCCCCGCCGAGGCGTTCCCGCCGGGCCGTACGCGGATCGGGCTGAGCACCGCGCTGCTCGGTACCGAGCACTCCGCCGCCGTGGCATCCGGGACCGTGCCCCGGCAGGCCCACGGTCTGCGGGGGCTGCGCCCGTACCGGCTGGACGTGGGCCCCGACGGCACCGACGGACTCGTCGTCGCCGTCACCCCCGTCGGACCGCGCCGCGCCGGACGCTCGTAG
- a CDS encoding TetR/AcrR family transcriptional regulator: MLLAMTTDPRTRRAPAGAAVLREDVTEAIRAAVFEELAAVGFARMSIEGIARRAGVGKTAVYRRWKSKLSLVLDLVSAFAAQGLPAPATGSLHGDVRALLEVASHALRHPVASQVIPDLLVEAARNPEIADTIKSALFDSQQGVAALIVGDAVARGELPGTADPDRALDLILGPLYWRLVVVRGDLPKGYLDDLAASVVAALTRD, translated from the coding sequence ATGCTCCTGGCCATGACCACGGACCCCCGCACCCGACGCGCCCCCGCGGGAGCCGCAGTGCTCCGGGAGGACGTGACCGAGGCGATCCGCGCCGCCGTCTTCGAGGAACTCGCCGCGGTCGGCTTCGCCCGGATGTCGATCGAGGGCATCGCCCGCCGGGCCGGGGTCGGGAAGACCGCCGTCTACCGGCGCTGGAAGTCCAAGCTCTCCCTCGTCCTCGACCTGGTCTCGGCCTTCGCCGCCCAGGGCCTTCCCGCCCCCGCCACGGGCTCGCTGCACGGGGACGTCCGCGCGCTCCTCGAAGTGGCGTCGCACGCGCTGCGCCACCCCGTCGCCTCCCAGGTCATCCCCGACCTGCTGGTCGAGGCGGCCCGCAACCCGGAGATCGCCGACACGATCAAGTCCGCGCTGTTCGACAGCCAGCAGGGTGTCGCCGCGCTCATCGTCGGGGACGCCGTGGCGAGGGGCGAGCTCCCGGGGACGGCCGACCCCGACCGCGCCCTGGACCTGATCCTCGGCCCGCTGTACTGGCGCCTCGTGGTCGTGCGCGGCGATCTGCCGAAGGGGTACCTGGACGATCTGGCCGCCTCGGTCGTCGCGGCGCTCACCCGCGACTGA
- a CDS encoding NAD-glutamate dehydrogenase, producing MQTKLDEAKAELLDRAARVAEHSPGGGQLPTGSDSGERPDRDHILAFLQRYYLHTAPEDLTDRDPVDVFGAAVSHYRLAENRPQGTANVRVHTPTVEENGWTSSHSVVEVATDDMPFLVDSVTNELSRQGRGIHVVIHPQIVVRRDVTGKMIEVLSGEPNGAALPHDALVESWIHVEIDRETDRADLKQITADLLRVLSDVREAVEDWEKMREAALRISEELPQEPIPGDLREEEVEEARELLRWLSDDHFTFLGYREYNLVDGDALSAVPGTGLGILRSDPHHTGDDAHGHPVSPSFNRLPADARAKAREHKLLILTKANSRATVHRPSYLDYVGVKKFDADGNVIGERRFLGLFSSAAYTESVRRVPVIRRKVAEVLDGAGFSPHSHDGRDLLQILETYPRDELFQTPVDELRSIVTSVLYLQERRRLRLYLRQEEYGRYYSALVYLPRDRFNTTVRERLTGILKEDLGGTSVDFTLMSTESVLTRLHFVVRVPSGTELTHLTEADKERLEARLAEAARSWADGFTEALNAELGEERAAELARKYASAFPEGYKADHSPRAAVADLVHLEQLTRSGKDFSLSLYEPVGAAPGERRFKIYRFGEQVSLSSVLPVLNRLGVEVIDERPYELRCADRTHGWVYDFGLRMPTAPGNGGEYLGDDARERFQDAFSAVWTGAAENDMFNSLVLRAGLTWREAMVLRAYAKYLRQAGSTFSQDYMEDTLLNNVHTTRLLINLFEARMAPDRQRAGTELTDALLEELDAALDQVASLDEDRILRSFLTLIKATLRTNFFQEAGGGTWHSYVSMKFDPQAIPDLPAPRPAYEIWVYSPRVEGVHLRYGKVARGGLRWSDRREDFRTEILGLVKAQMVKNTVIVPVGAKGGFVAKQLPDPSVDREAWLAEGIASYRTFISALLDITDNLVGGEVVPPHEVVRHDGDDTYLVVAADKGTATFSDIANEVAIAYNFWLGDAFASGGSAGYDHKGMGITARGAWESVKRHFRELGHDTQTQDFTVVGVGDMSGDVFGNGMLLSEHIRLVAAFDHRHIFIDPDPDAAVSYAERRRLFELPRSSWADYNAELLSPGGGIHPRTAKSIPVNAQVREALGIEPGITKLTPAELMKAILQAPVDLLWNGGIGTYVKASSESNADVGDKANDAIRVNGEDLRVKVVGEGGNLGLTQLGRIEFARGGGRVNTDAIDNSAGVDTSDHEVNIKILLNGLVAEGDMTVKQRNKLLAEMTDEVGRLVLRNNYAQNVALTNAVAQSPSLLHAHQRFMRRLGREGALDRALEFLPNDRQIRELLNNRHGLSQPELAVLLAYTKITVAEELIGTSLPDDPYLRGLLHAYFPRPLREQFPEAVDGHALRREIVTTVLVNDTVNTGGSTFLHRLREETGASIEEIVRAQTAARAIFGLGEVWDAVEALDTRVAADVQTRMRLHSRRLVERGTRWLLGNRPQPLELTKTIEFFASRVEQVWAELPKMLSGADLEWYEGLLEEFTGAGVPAELATRVAGFSSAFPTLDIVAIADRTGKDPLAVAEIYYDLADRLRITELMDRIIELPRADRWQSMARASIREDLYAAHAALTADVLAVGNGASTPEQRFKAWEEKNASILGRARMTLEEIQGSDTFDLANLSVAMRTMRQLLRTPS from the coding sequence ATGCAGACCAAGCTGGACGAAGCCAAGGCCGAGCTGCTCGACAGGGCGGCCCGGGTAGCTGAGCACAGCCCGGGCGGGGGGCAACTTCCGACTGGGTCCGACAGCGGGGAGCGCCCTGACCGGGACCACATCCTCGCGTTCCTCCAGCGCTACTACCTGCACACCGCACCCGAGGACCTCACCGACCGCGACCCCGTCGACGTCTTCGGAGCAGCCGTCTCGCACTACCGTCTCGCGGAGAACCGGCCGCAGGGCACGGCCAACGTCCGGGTGCACACCCCGACCGTCGAGGAGAACGGCTGGACGTCCAGCCACTCGGTCGTCGAGGTCGCCACCGACGACATGCCCTTCCTCGTCGACTCGGTCACCAACGAGCTGTCCCGCCAGGGCCGCGGCATCCATGTGGTGATCCACCCGCAGATCGTGGTCCGCCGCGATGTCACCGGGAAGATGATCGAGGTCCTCAGCGGCGAGCCGAACGGTGCCGCACTGCCGCACGACGCCCTCGTCGAGTCCTGGATCCACGTCGAGATCGACCGTGAGACCGACCGGGCCGACCTCAAGCAGATCACCGCCGACCTGCTGCGCGTCCTGTCCGACGTCCGCGAGGCCGTCGAGGACTGGGAGAAGATGCGCGAGGCCGCGCTGCGCATCTCCGAGGAGCTGCCGCAGGAGCCCATCCCCGGCGACCTGCGCGAGGAGGAGGTCGAGGAGGCCCGAGAGCTGCTGCGCTGGCTGTCCGACGACCACTTCACGTTCCTCGGCTACCGCGAGTACAACCTGGTCGACGGCGACGCGCTGTCCGCCGTCCCGGGCACCGGGCTCGGCATCCTGCGCTCCGACCCGCACCACACGGGCGACGACGCCCACGGCCACCCCGTGAGCCCGTCGTTCAACCGGCTGCCCGCCGACGCCCGGGCGAAGGCCCGTGAGCACAAGCTGCTGATCCTGACCAAGGCCAACAGCCGCGCGACCGTGCACCGCCCCAGCTACCTCGACTACGTCGGCGTGAAGAAGTTCGACGCCGACGGCAACGTCATCGGCGAGCGCCGCTTCCTCGGCCTGTTCTCGTCGGCCGCGTACACCGAGTCCGTGCGCCGGGTCCCGGTCATCCGCCGCAAGGTGGCCGAGGTCCTCGACGGTGCCGGCTTCTCCCCGCACAGCCACGACGGCCGCGATCTGCTGCAGATCCTGGAGACGTACCCGCGCGACGAGCTGTTCCAGACCCCCGTCGACGAGCTGCGCTCCATCGTCACCTCCGTCCTGTACCTGCAGGAGCGCCGCCGGCTGCGGCTGTACCTGCGCCAGGAGGAGTACGGCCGCTACTACTCGGCCCTCGTCTACCTGCCGCGCGACCGCTTCAACACCACCGTCCGCGAGCGGCTGACCGGGATCCTGAAGGAGGACCTCGGCGGCACCAGTGTCGACTTCACCCTCATGAGCACCGAGTCGGTGCTCACCCGGCTCCACTTCGTGGTGCGCGTCCCGTCCGGCACCGAGCTGACCCACCTCACCGAGGCCGACAAGGAGCGCCTGGAGGCGAGGCTGGCCGAGGCCGCCCGTTCCTGGGCCGACGGCTTCACCGAGGCGCTGAACGCCGAACTGGGCGAGGAGCGCGCCGCCGAGCTGGCGCGCAAGTACGCCAGTGCCTTCCCCGAGGGCTACAAGGCCGACCACTCGCCCCGCGCCGCCGTCGCCGACCTGGTCCACCTGGAGCAGCTCACCCGGTCCGGCAAGGACTTCTCGCTGTCCCTGTACGAGCCGGTGGGCGCCGCGCCCGGCGAGCGCCGCTTCAAGATCTACCGCTTCGGCGAGCAGGTCTCGCTGTCGTCCGTGCTGCCGGTCCTCAACCGCCTCGGCGTCGAGGTCATCGACGAGCGCCCGTACGAGCTGCGCTGCGCGGACCGCACCCACGGCTGGGTCTACGACTTCGGTCTGCGGATGCCGACCGCGCCGGGCAACGGCGGGGAGTACCTGGGCGACGACGCCCGTGAGCGGTTCCAGGACGCCTTCTCGGCCGTGTGGACCGGGGCCGCCGAGAACGACATGTTCAACTCGCTGGTGCTGCGGGCCGGGCTCACCTGGCGCGAGGCGATGGTGCTGCGCGCGTACGCGAAGTACCTGCGCCAGGCCGGCTCCACCTTCAGCCAGGACTACATGGAGGACACGCTCCTCAACAACGTCCACACCACGCGGCTGCTGATCAACCTGTTCGAGGCCCGGATGGCCCCGGACCGCCAGCGGGCCGGCACCGAGCTGACGGACGCCCTGCTGGAGGAGCTGGACGCCGCGCTGGACCAGGTCGCCTCGCTCGACGAGGACCGGATCCTGCGTTCCTTCCTCACCCTGATCAAGGCGACGCTGCGCACCAACTTCTTCCAGGAGGCGGGCGGCGGCACCTGGCACAGCTACGTGTCGATGAAGTTCGACCCGCAGGCCATCCCGGACCTGCCGGCGCCGCGCCCGGCGTACGAGATCTGGGTGTACTCGCCGCGCGTCGAGGGCGTCCACCTGCGCTACGGCAAGGTCGCCCGCGGCGGTCTGCGCTGGTCCGACCGGCGCGAGGACTTCCGCACCGAGATCCTCGGCCTGGTCAAGGCGCAGATGGTGAAGAACACCGTCATCGTGCCGGTGGGCGCCAAGGGCGGATTCGTCGCCAAGCAGCTCCCCGACCCGTCCGTGGACCGCGAGGCGTGGCTGGCGGAGGGCATCGCCTCGTACCGGACGTTCATCTCGGCGCTGCTCGACATCACCGACAACCTGGTGGGCGGCGAGGTCGTGCCGCCGCACGAGGTGGTGCGTCACGACGGCGACGACACCTACCTGGTCGTCGCGGCCGACAAGGGCACGGCGACGTTCTCCGACATCGCCAACGAGGTGGCGATCGCCTACAACTTCTGGCTCGGCGACGCCTTCGCCTCCGGCGGCTCGGCGGGTTACGACCACAAGGGCATGGGCATCACGGCCCGCGGCGCCTGGGAGTCCGTCAAGCGGCACTTCCGCGAGCTCGGCCACGACACCCAGACCCAGGACTTCACCGTGGTCGGCGTCGGCGACATGTCGGGTGACGTGTTCGGCAACGGCATGCTCCTCTCGGAGCACATCCGGCTGGTCGCGGCCTTCGACCACCGCCACATCTTCATCGACCCCGACCCGGACGCGGCCGTCTCCTACGCCGAACGCCGCCGGCTGTTCGAGCTGCCGCGCTCGTCGTGGGCCGACTACAACGCCGAGCTGCTGTCGCCGGGCGGCGGCATCCACCCCAGGACCGCCAAGTCGATCCCGGTCAACGCGCAGGTCCGCGAGGCCCTCGGCATCGAGCCCGGGATCACGAAGCTGACGCCCGCCGAGCTGATGAAGGCGATCCTGCAGGCGCCGGTGGACCTGCTCTGGAACGGCGGCATCGGCACCTACGTCAAGGCGTCGAGCGAGTCCAACGCCGATGTCGGCGACAAGGCGAACGACGCCATCCGTGTCAACGGAGAGGACCTGCGGGTCAAGGTCGTCGGCGAGGGCGGCAACCTGGGCCTCACCCAGCTCGGCCGCATCGAGTTCGCCCGCGGCGGCGGCCGGGTCAACACCGACGCCATCGACAACAGCGCCGGCGTGGACACCTCCGACCACGAGGTGAACATCAAGATCCTGCTGAACGGCCTGGTCGCCGAGGGCGACATGACCGTGAAGCAGCGCAACAAGCTGCTCGCCGAGATGACCGACGAGGTCGGCAGGCTCGTCCTGCGCAACAACTACGCACAGAACGTGGCCCTGACCAACGCCGTCGCGCAGTCGCCCAGCCTGCTCCACGCGCACCAGCGCTTCATGCGCCGGCTGGGCCGGGAGGGCGCGCTGGACCGGGCGCTGGAGTTCCTCCCGAACGACCGGCAGATCCGCGAGCTGCTCAACAACCGGCACGGTCTGTCGCAGCCCGAGCTCGCCGTCCTGCTCGCCTACACCAAGATCACGGTGGCGGAGGAGCTGATCGGCACCTCGCTGCCGGACGACCCGTATCTGCGGGGCCTGCTGCACGCGTACTTCCCGAGGCCGCTGCGGGAGCAGTTCCCCGAGGCGGTCGACGGGCACGCGCTGCGCCGCGAGATCGTCACGACCGTCCTGGTCAACGACACCGTCAACACCGGTGGTTCGACCTTCCTGCACCGGCTGCGCGAGGAGACAGGGGCGTCGATCGAGGAGATCGTCCGGGCGCAGACCGCGGCCCGCGCGATCTTCGGTCTCGGCGAGGTGTGGGACGCCGTCGAGGCGCTCGACACCAGGGTCGCCGCCGACGTCCAGACCCGGATGCGGCTGCACTCCCGCCGTCTCGTCGAGCGCGGCACCCGCTGGCTGCTCGGCAACCGTCCGCAGCCGCTGGAGCTGACGAAGACGATCGAGTTCTTCGCCTCCCGCGTCGAGCAGGTGTGGGCCGAGCTGCCGAAGATGCTCAGCGGCGCCGACCTGGAGTGGTACGAGGGGCTGCTGGAGGAGTTCACGGGGGCGGGGGTCCCGGCGGAGCTGGCCACCCGGGTCGCCGGTTTCTCGTCCGCGTTCCCGACGCTCGACATCGTGGCCATCGCGGACCGCACGGGCAAGGACCCGCTCGCCGTCGCCGAGATCTACTACGACCTCGCCGACCGCCTGCGGATCACCGAGCTGATGGACCGGATCATCGAACTGCCGCGGGCCGACCGCTGGCAGTCGATGGCCCGTGCCTCCATCCGCGAGGACCTGTACGCCGCGCACGCCGCGCTCACCGCGGACGTGCTCGCCGTGGGCAACGGGGCCTCGACGCCGGAGCAGCGCTTCAAGGCGTGGGAGGAGAAGAACGCCTCCATCCTGGGCCGCGCCCGGATGACGCTGGAGGAGATCCAGGGGTCGGACACGTTCGACCTGGCGAACCTCTCGGTCGCCATGCGGACGATGCGCCAGCTGCTGCGTACGCCCAGCTGA
- a CDS encoding ABC transporter ATP-binding protein: MVDDVHITYKVNGAKTGRGAATAALSRILSRGPRRDGGREVHAVRGVSFAAYKGEAIGLIGSNGSGKSTLLKAIAGLLPTARGRIHTHGQPSLLGVNAALMGDLTGERNVVLGGLAMGMTRDEVHARYDEIVEFSGINDKGDFISLPMRTYSSGMGARLRFSIAAAKSHDVLLIDEALATGDAGFQRRSQERIAELREEAGTVFLVSHSNSAITTTCDRALWLESGTLRMDGPAKEVVAAYEAFTRKT; this comes from the coding sequence GTGGTCGACGACGTCCACATCACCTACAAGGTCAACGGCGCGAAGACCGGGCGCGGCGCCGCCACCGCCGCACTGAGCCGCATCCTCTCCCGCGGCCCGCGCCGGGACGGCGGCCGTGAGGTCCACGCCGTCAGAGGCGTCAGTTTCGCCGCCTACAAGGGCGAGGCGATCGGGCTGATCGGCTCCAACGGCTCGGGCAAGTCCACCCTGCTGAAGGCGATCGCCGGTCTGCTGCCGACGGCCCGGGGCAGGATCCACACCCATGGCCAACCCTCACTGCTCGGGGTCAACGCGGCGCTGATGGGCGATCTGACCGGCGAGCGCAACGTCGTCCTCGGCGGCCTCGCGATGGGCATGACCCGCGACGAGGTCCACGCCCGCTACGACGAGATCGTGGAATTCTCGGGGATCAACGACAAGGGCGACTTCATCTCGCTCCCCATGCGGACGTACTCCTCCGGCATGGGCGCCCGGCTGCGCTTCTCCATCGCCGCGGCCAAGAGCCATGACGTGCTGCTGATCGACGAGGCGCTGGCCACGGGCGACGCCGGGTTCCAGCGGCGCAGCCAGGAGCGGATCGCCGAGCTGCGTGAGGAGGCCGGCACGGTCTTCCTCGTCAGCCACAGCAACTCCGCGATCACCACCACCTGCGACCGGGCGCTGTGGCTGGAGTCCGGAACGCTGCGGATGGACGGCCCGGCGAAGGAGGTCGTCGCGGCGTACGAGGCGTTCACCAGGAAGACATAG